GTGGTCGAAGGCGTACTTACACTTCCCCTCGCCCGTCAGGTAATCGCAGACGCCGGCGAACTCGTAGGGATCGTCGACGCCGACGGCGGTTCCCTGGGGCGTTTTCTCCATCGTCTGTACCGTATGCCCCGCGGAAAGTTGAATCGTCCGGTGCGGGGATCCGAGAACCCGGGCCTCGGCGGACACGATCGCCGGCCAGCGATCGGTCGAGAGGTCGGGAGGTCGGGAGCTTTTTCTCGTCCGCGTGCCGACTCGATCGCGTGCGCCTGGTTCACGACCCGGTCGGTGACGACGACGCTGTCCTCGCGACGACCGTCGACCTCGCGGACTCGCTCTGGAGCCAGACCCGCGGCCTCATGTTCCGCCGGTCGCTCCCGGACGAGTACGCGCTGGTGTTCGAATTCGGGACGGCCAGGACCCGCGACGTCCACATGCTGTTCGTCGGGATTCCGATCGACGCGGTCTGGATCGTCGACGACGAGGTTCAGCGCGTCGAGCGGCTGCGACCGTGGCGGGGTTTCGCGCGCGAGGCAGCCGATCGGATCGTCGAACTGCCCGCCGGCGCGGCTGCGGACGTCGAACCCGGCGATCGACTGGTCCTCGAAGGGGTAGAGTCGTGATCCGGGTTCAGTCGACGATCACCAGTTCGCCGTCCTCGACGCGGACGTCGAGCAGGCTCGTCACCGGCTGCTCGAGGTCGTGATCGCCGTCGACGCGTCGCAGGACCACGACGATGTCCTGCAGGTCGGCCCCGCACTCCTCCAGTGCGTCACAGACGGCCTCGATCGTCCCCCCGGACGAGAGGACGTCGTCGACGAGCACGACGCGGTCACCCGCGTCGACCCCGTTCAGGTAGAGGTCGCTCTCGCTGTAGCCGGTTTCCCCGTGGACGACGATCTCCTCCGGGAAGCCGTAGGCCCGCTTGCGGACGACGACGAAGGGAACGTCGGCCGCGAGCGAGAGCGCGGTGGCGTGGTGGATCCCCATCGCCTCGGGCGCGACCAGCTTGTCGACCCCCGCGAGGTCGATCCGGTCGCGGATCCCGGCCGCGATCGCTCGCAGTACGTCCGGCTCGACGGACGGAATCCCGTCGGTGACGCCGTGGACGAAGTAGTGATAGCCGTCCCGATCGACGATCGGCGCGTCGCGAAGCGATCGCGCCAGCGGTTCGAGCGTGGGGTCCATGCTCGATCCTCGCTACGACGGGGACGTGAAAGGGTGTTCGGGTCACCCGCCGATCGCGGCCGCCGTCGCGCAGATGGTACCGTGACCGGCGAACTTAAGTCCACATGCTTCGATAGGACGGATACAATGGCACGAGATTCGTTCTCAACGCCGGACGAGGATAGAGGAAGTCGGGGCAACCCGGCTGGACGCGAAATTCCGCGACGAACGTAGTCGCAGTTCATCACTCTTGCCTGTACATCACTCCGCCGAGCAGACGATTCCATCTGACCGTACCGTCCGCCTTCTCGATACGACGCTTCGCGACGGCGAGCAAGCGCCGGGCGTCTCACTCTCACCCGACGAGAAAGTCGAAATCGCCCGTGCGCTAGAGCAAGCGGGCGTGGCCGTCATCGAGGCCGGCAGCGCCTGTACCGGTGCGGGTGAACGACAGGCCATCTCGCGGGTCACCGACCTCGATCTCGACGCTCGCGTGACCAGTTTCTGTCGCGGGATGCGGACTGACATCGACCTCGCGCTCGAGTGTGACGTCGACGGGGTCCACCTCGTCGTCCCCTCCAGCGACCGCCACGTCGAGGACAAGGTCGGCACGTCCCGCGAGGACAACCTCGAGGCCACCGCCGAACTCGTCGAGTACGCAGGCGACCACGACCTGTGGGTCGAGGTCATCGGCGAGGACGGCTCACGGGCCGACCTCGACTACCTCGAGGAACTCATGGGGACCGCACTCGACGCCGGGGCCGATCGGGCCTGTTTCGCCGACACGGTGGGCCACACGGGGCCCGAGCGTACCGCCGAAGCCGTTTCCCGACTTGCGGAACTCGGGCCGGTCAGCGCCCACACCCACGACGACCTCGGACTGGGCGTCGCGAACGCGCTCTCGGCCGTCTCGGCCGGTGCCGACCTCGTTCACTGTACCGTGAACGGACTCGGCGAACGCGCCGGCAACGTCGCGCTCGAGGAAGTCGCGATCGCACTCGCCCACGTGTACGACGTCGAGACGCTCGAACTCGAGGAACTGTACGACCTCGCACAGATCGTCTCGCGGGCGACGGGCGTGGCCCTGCCGCCGAACAAGGCCGTCATCGGCGAGAACGCCTTCACCCACGAGAGCGGGATCCACACCGACGGCACCCTCAAGGACGACAAGATGTACGAGCCCTACGCGCCCGAGACCGTCGGCCGCGAACGCCGACTCGCACTCGGGAAACACACGGGCCGTGCCGGGGTTGCGGCGACGCTCGAGGAACACGGCGTCGACGCCAGCGACGACGACGTCGCCGCGATCGCAAATCGCGTCACCGAACTCGGCGACCGCGGGCGTCGCGTCACGGACGCCGACCTGCTCGCCATCGCCGAGGACGTCACCGGCGACGACCGCGAACGCGTAGTCGAACTGCGCGATCTCACCGCCACGAGCGGCGGTGCCGTCCCCACGGCGAGCATCCGACTCGACGTCGACGGCGAGGAGCGCGTCGCCAGCGGGACCGGTTCCGGTCCCGTCGACGCCGCCGTCTCCGCCGTCCGCGAGGCACTCGGCTCCGCCGCCGACGCGGAACTGGAGTCCTACCACGTCGACGCGGTCACCGGCGGGACGGACGCCGTCGTCACCGTCGAAGTGACGATGGTGCGCAACGATCGCTCGGTCACCGTCGCCCGCAGCGAGGCCGACATCACCCGTGCGAGCGTCGAGGCGATGGTCGACGCGCTCGATCGATTGCTGGCGACGGACGCACAGCCACTCACACCGGCCGACGACTGACCGCGAGCGGGCGGCCGCGATTCGTCGGTTCGATCCACTGTCGATCCGTCGTCGGTTCTTTCGTCACAGCGTCATTTCGTTCGATCTACCGTCGGACAGTCGAGTCCGGGGTCGCAATCCGCCACGGTAGTCATCAAACCTGCCGTTTCCCGGTCGTTTGCGAACGCGAAACGGAATCCCGATCAGTTACAGATCTGCAACGGACGTGAATCCGGTCACTGTCTCGAAGTAGTCGTCTGATAACAAATCGTCAATTTGGATGAGTGTCTTCCTGCGATGAACGGAGATCGACGGCACGATCGGTCAGGTACAACGGATCGAGGAGTAACGCGACGCTCGTACGTTCGAGTACTCGGCGCGCTGGGCGTCGGTAGCGGAGTCGCAGGCTCGCAGGCTGTGGGTTCTGACGGGTACGACGCCGCCGCAGCGACCGCAAACGAAGGAGCCAGCGGGCGGGGACTCACCGTCACCGACTCGGGGGCGGCCGTGAGCGAGGGGGTAACGCACCTCGATTTCGCTGGCTCGCTCTCGCCGGTCAGTCCCGACGGCGCGAACGACGCACGAAGCGTGCGGATCCAGCCTCGCGGCGATTCGTTGTCCCCGAACATCGTCGACGTGCGGGACGACCTCGACGTCGAACCCGAGGAAGACGACGTCTGGGGTGCGATCTACGAGCACTACCAGTCGTTCAGACCGACCGAGCGGAACCATCGCTACGTGATCCCGGCCGGGACGTGGGACGTCCGGACCGACAACATCCACCTGGACGCCCACGAGCACTTCGGACTCGTCGGCGAACCGTTCGCCACGCTCAGGGTCACCGACCAGGACGTCGACCGGATGATGACCGTCGGACAGATCGACGACTCGCTGCCACACGCCCAGCGCACGGTGATGAAAGACCTCCGGATCGACATCCGGGGCGACTACGACACCGGAATCGGCCGCTGGTACACCTACGCGTACGGTCTGATCGAGAACGTCTCGATGCGCGGCCGGCGGGACAGGCGCAACCCCGACTTCGGCGGCGACCGACACACGATCATGGTCGCCGGTCGGCAGTTCACGACGACGAACATCATCCGCGGCTGCCAATTGAACAACGGCGACACCCACTACGACCGAGACACACACGTCGGGCACGCGATCCCCCTCAGTTCGGAGATCTACAACCGGGGAACGAACTTCTGGGAGGGGTGCCAGGTGACGGGCTACGTCGACAACGGGATCTACGTGTCGAGCAACTCCGGCCGAAACATCATACGGGGCTGTCACGTCCGCGACTGCGCCGGCGCGGCCATCCGCATCGGCGCCAACGACTACGTCCAGAACTGCCGCATCACGAAAACCGAAGAGCCTGAGTACCCGTGGTCCGGCCTCTGGCTCGAGAACGGCGGAGGCCAGGTCGTCGACGGGGTCACCGTTTGGAACGGCGTCGAGAAGCAAACCGAGATCATCCGCTTGACCCAGGACGGTCCGGCGCGGCTGTCGGGCGTGCACATCACCGACAAAGGGGGCAACGGCCGGGCGATCCGGGTCGCCGACAACGACGACACGCGGACGGTGTTCGAAGGGTGTACGATCACCGATCGAACCAGCCCGAGCGTCTCCGACTACGCGGTGTACGTCCGCTCGTCGAACGTCGTCTTCAAGGACTGCGAGTACGACCTCGAATCCCAGACGGATCAGGATCGGCACGGCTTCTTCGTCAGTCGACGGGGCACCGACGTCGACCGACTGGTCCTGCACAACAGCGACATCGACGCCGACGGTGCGAGTCTCCGGTTCGGCGAAAGCGGGCGGGCACACAACATCGAGAACGCCGTCTTCGACGGCCTCGTGATGAGCGATCCCGGTACCGCGCTCGCCGACGTACTCTGGATCGGCAATCGCCACCGCGGGGACACCGTCTTCCGCGGGGAGCGATCGAACTGGAAGGGCGACTTCAACTTCGGATTCACCGTCTGACCGCGTCCCGGACGCCGTTCGCGGGACGTCCTGTCCTGACCGTCGTTCCGGTGCGTGTAAGCGGTCTCCGACGGCCGTAGGCTCGCCGGCGGAGACTGGTTTCACCCCGGATACGATTCTTCGATAGTGCGTCCCGATCGGACGGATGTCACGCAGAACGAGACGATCGCCCGTGAAAATGACCGGCTCACCCGACAGACTGCGATGGCGATGACGTTGCTGCCGGAACACGGAGTGACGGTCGCGACTGGCCAGGGCTTGCCACACCCGGAAGGCGCTGACGGCTCTCGAAGGCGTTCGGGGCTGTCCGCGGCCGTCGCGATCACGGTCGTGCCATCAGTGAAACGGCTGGCGACTGAGGACGCCCCACGGATCGAACAGGTAGACGACGGCGAGAAAGAGCGCGAGGACGACGACGAACAGTCGCGCGATCGCGCTCGCCGACGACGGGATCGCCGGTTCGAGCGTGAGCGCCATCACTCCCGCGACGCTGATCCAGAGGAGGCCGACGATCACTCGCTGGCGACGGTCCATGAGTGTCCCTTCGCGTCACGGAGTAAGAAGCTCTCGAGTCGCCACGACCGTCGAGGGAGTGGGCTTTGCTGCTTTGCTGGCCCGATCGGCCGGGTCAGATGAACGAATCGGCGTCGACCGTTTCGTCGTCGCGGACCGTCTTGCGGTTGTCGGTCCGGCCGACGTCCTCGTAGGCGACCGACCCCTCGACCTGCTCGGCCTCCGGCCCCGGTTCGTTGCCGATGTAGACGACGTTCGGGTGCGTACCGATCTCTTCGAGGTGCCGGAACCTTCATCTCGTCTTCGGCCATCTCGAGGCCGAGTTCCGTGTCGTACTCGGTCTCCTCGAGCATCCCCTCCAGTTCGGTTTGCCATCCTTCCCCGAGTGGATGGACCGGTTCGTCCCCCGAGTCGCCGTCCTCGTTGGAACTCATCGATCTCCCTCACTCCCGACCGTTCTGCCATGGTTCTAGAAGGCAGCCGACGATCGATTACACTCGATCGACTCACCGTCTCCGATCTCGATTCCGGTACCGATCGCACTGCCGGTGCTTGGTGGTCGCGACCGGGGGAGTCCCGCGTAGCGGTACTCGTCGACGAGGTCGCAGCGAAGCGCCGAGCGGGAGATTTGAACTACGCGAGGACGATCGCCTCACTCCGTTCGGCGCTGCGACTTCTCTCGATCAAATCTCCGAGCCGTTTTGCAGCAACGAAGTGATTCGCGCCGCTACGCGACGCTCATCGAATTGTCGCTGCAAAAGCGCCGAGCGGGAGATTTGAACTACGCCGAGACGTTCCGGGTCGTTCACTCCGTTCCCTTCCCGGGCTACGACCCGTTTAGTTCAAATTCCCCTGGTCGTCGTTTTCCGCTCACAGTTGCGAGCACACGCTACGCGGTGCTCGTGGGTTGGTTCGCGGAAAAGCGCCGAGAGGGAGATTTGAACTCCCGAGTCCGTGAGGACAGCAGATTTCGAATCTGCCGCCTTGGCCGGGCTAGGCTATCTCGGCTCACTCCTATCTACCCGGGTAACGTTTTTACCCGTTTCGATTCCTCGCAGGTCTGTCAGCGTGTCACGTTCGCCGCCCGTGTGCCCTCCGAAAGACGAAGCCTCGGCGACGAACCTATCCGGTGTTCTTCATCCCGGCAGCGATCCCCTTCACCGTCAGCCGGAGCGTCCGTTCCTCGATGTCGGTCCGGTGAGTCCGATCGAGGAGGTACGTCTGGAGCAGGTTCAGCGGGTCGACGTAGGGGTTGCGCCGCTCGAGGTTCTCTCCGAGCCAGTCGCGCGTGTGGAGTTCCTCGCGCTGGCCGATCTCCTTGATCAACTCGGCACCCCGCTCGTACTCGTCGGTCAGCCGCGGGAAGAACCGATCGCGGAGGTCGTCGTCTGCCAGATCGGCGTACTGTTCGGCGATCTCGACTTCCGTCCGGGAGAGCGAGAGCGCGGCGTTGTCGAGCGTGGTCCGGAAGAACGGCCACTCGGCGTACATCTCCTGTAGGGTCTCCATCGAGCCGCCGTCCTCGAGATAGGCGTCGACGCCCGTCGCGATGGCGTACCAGCCGGGCAGAATGCACCGCGACTGGGTCCAGGAGAACACCCACGGGATGGCCCGCAGGTCTTCGACGGTTCGCTCGCCGCTCCGTGAGGCCGGTCGCGAGCCCAGGTCGAGGTCCTCGATGACGGTGATCGGGGTCGCCTGCTCGAAGTACTGGACGAATCCCTCGCTCTCGAGCAGGTCGCGGTACTCCTGCCGGGCGGCGTCGGCCATCGTGTCCATCGCGTCGATCCACTCCTCTCGGACCTCCTCTTCGGGCCGGTCCATCGCGTACAGGCGCGATCGGAGCTGTGCGTTGACCATCTGTTCGATGTTTCGCTCCGCGATCCGCGGGTTGGCGTACTTCTCGGCGATGGCCTCGCCCTGTTCGGTGAACTTGACCTGTCCGGTGACGGTCGAGTTGGGGAGCGCGAGCAGGGCCTCGTTCATCGGGCCGCCGCCACGCGAGATCGAGCCGCCGCGGCCGTGGAACAGCCGCATCGTCACGTCGTGGTCGTCGCAGATCTCGCCCAGTCGGCGCTGGTTCTTGTACAGCGACCAGTTGGCCGCGAGGAACCCGTTCTCCTTGTTCGAGTCGGAGTACCCGAGCATGATCTCCTGGGTCCGATCGCGGGCTTCGAGCGCCTGTGCGTAGGCCTCGTTCTCGTAGAGGGTCCCCATGATTCGACGGGCACCCGACAGGGCGTACTCGGTCTCGAGCAGCGGGACGATGTCGATCCCGCTGTGTTCCGGCAGGGAAACGACGTCCGCCTGGTCGGCGAGGAACAGGACTTCGAGGACGTGACTCGGTTCCTCGGTCATCGAAATACAGTACGTGTCGATCGCCTCGACGCCGTACTCGGTCTGCCAGTCGGCGAGACTGTCGAACAGCGACAGAACGCGCGTCGAATCCTCCGAGAGTCCCTCTGTATCGCCGAGGTCGATGACGGACTCGTCCTGGAGGATCGCCTCGGTCAGCAGGTCGACGCGTTCGTCTTCCGAGAGCGTGTGGTAGTCGATCCCCTCCGTCTCGAGGGCTTCCGCGATCGCGTCGGTGTGTTTCTGCTGGTGTTCGCGCAGGTCGAGACTGGCCAGCGAGAAGCCGAAGGTGGCGACCTGCCGACGGATCGGATCGACGTGTGCGTCGACGACTACCTCCGCCCCGTTGTTCCGGAGGCTCTTGGCGATGTATTCGAGGTCCTCGAGGAGTTCGTCGACGTCGTCGTAGCCACCCGGACGCACGTCACCGACGCGCTCCAGACGTTCGCGCATCAGCTTGAGTTTCTGTCGATAGGGTTCGCCGGGATACCGCTCCTCGGCGGTTCTGGCGCTGCCTGGCAGCCGATCGAGGTCTTCCTCGAGCGAGGCCTGGAACTCCGAACCGGCGTCGATCCGACTCCCGTCCTGGCTCAACACGCCCGAGAGGCGTTTGAGCTGTTCCCGGTAGCGGTCGAGGACGACCTCGCGCTGGCGTTCGAGCGTGTTCGCCGTCACCTCGGGAGTCACGTAGGGGTTCCCGTCGCGATCGCTCCCCGCCCACGAGCGGAACTCGAACAGTTTGGGCACCTCGAGGTCGCCCTCGACTTCCTCGTCGATCGCGTCGGCGAGTTCGTCGTAGACCTCGCCGACGACGTCGAACAGCGTGTTCTCGAGGTACCACTGGACGTTCCGGGCCTCGTCCTCGGGTTCCGGCTGGCGACGCCGGACCTGCGGGGTCTGCCAGAGGCTCGTCACCTCGGCGTCGATGTCCCGCCACAGCTGCTCCGTCTCTTTGTTCGTCAACAGCCGCTCGTCGAGGGTCTCGAGGTACGTCGAGACCGTCCGGAGCTTCGACTTGACCGTCTTTCGACGGGCTTCCGTCGGATGGGCCGTGAAGGTCGGCTCGATCAGCACGTCGTCGAGGATCTGTCTGACCGTCTCAATGTCGGTCTCCGCGAGTTCGGCGGCCGCCGTCTCGAGGCTGTCCTCGAGGGTCCCCTCGTGGGATTCGGTTCGAAGCGATCGGACCCGCTCGCGCTCTTCTGCGAGGTTGATCAGTTCGAAGTAGGTCGTGAACGCCCGTGCGACGATCCGCTGTTCGTGTGGTGACAGCCCCTCGAGTTCCGTGATGAGCGGTTCTCGCGACTCCAGTTCGTCGGCGCGGTAATCGATCGCCGCTCGTCGGCACGATTCGACGGTTTCGAAGGAGCGTCGCGAGGTCTGGTCCTCGAGGACCTCCCCGAGCAGTGCCCCGAGTTCACGGACGTCCTGCCGAACGCCCCTGTTATGTAGTGTCATATCCGGCCCGTACGTGGCCGACGCTAAAAATCCCCGTGTCACACAATTTCACCGTCATTCATCGTCTTCCGTGATAGTTACTGGCGGTGCGACAGCGAACAGAACAGTGTCGAACGTATGCGATCGAATCACAAGGAGCTATTCGTTCTAGAACACCGGCGTTCGACGCCGATGGGGCCAATATTTACTACCATCGTAATTCATAATGCATCTGTCTGTTCTACACTCGATGGCCGGCCAGACGCGCCGACATTCACTTTCGGTATTATTGTGATTAGTTGTCGTGGCTCAAGACAGTGCCAGTTCCGGCCCGGCTGGGCCGAAGTACGACGGCGACGGTGCTCGCGCGCGCAACTCGCCACGCGTCTGGTGATCGATCGAGTCGTAGTCGTGTGGAAGACCGAGACGACGGCGCGGCGCGTGGGAACGTATCAGCTACCGCATCTCGTCGAGTGCGAGTACGGTGTCCGACATGAGCCACGCCGTGTCACTGTCCGCTCGTTCGATGCTGAGCGCGAAAAACGAGTCCCGTCCGTCGTCGACTGTGATGTGGTAGCCGCGACTCCGCAGCGGCTCGCCGTCTTCGATTGCGTTCGGTTCGGCTGAAGTCACACCAGTACTCAGGGCCGAGGCCGAATAACGGGCGCGGTTTCAGATTCAGGCGGCGGTACACGCAAACGGGTGTGAGCCAGCAACGGCGTCGCTCCCCCGTCTACGAGTTCGCCGACTCCCGACCAGTGCGCTTCGCCTGGCGGTGACTCCAGTGTAGACCGTCGGCTACGGACGACTGTCCAGGGGCGTGTTTTTTGTTCGGTCCGTGAGTATCGATCGTTATGTGTCACCAGCAACCACTGTACGCGAGGTGGCGATGATGGCGCGATCGTCGGACGCGATCGCCGCGCT
The nucleotide sequence above comes from Halosolutus halophilus. Encoded proteins:
- a CDS encoding right-handed parallel beta-helix repeat-containing protein; protein product: MGSDGYDAAAATANEGASGRGLTVTDSGAAVSEGVTHLDFAGSLSPVSPDGANDARSVRIQPRGDSLSPNIVDVRDDLDVEPEEDDVWGAIYEHYQSFRPTERNHRYVIPAGTWDVRTDNIHLDAHEHFGLVGEPFATLRVTDQDVDRMMTVGQIDDSLPHAQRTVMKDLRIDIRGDYDTGIGRWYTYAYGLIENVSMRGRRDRRNPDFGGDRHTIMVAGRQFTTTNIIRGCQLNNGDTHYDRDTHVGHAIPLSSEIYNRGTNFWEGCQVTGYVDNGIYVSSNSGRNIIRGCHVRDCAGAAIRIGANDYVQNCRITKTEEPEYPWSGLWLENGGGQVVDGVTVWNGVEKQTEIIRLTQDGPARLSGVHITDKGGNGRAIRVADNDDTRTVFEGCTITDRTSPSVSDYAVYVRSSNVVFKDCEYDLESQTDQDRHGFFVSRRGTDVDRLVLHNSDIDADGASLRFGESGRAHNIENAVFDGLVMSDPGTALADVLWIGNRHRGDTVFRGERSNWKGDFNFGFTV
- the ppc gene encoding phosphoenolpyruvate carboxylase, with the translated sequence MTLHNRGVRQDVRELGALLGEVLEDQTSRRSFETVESCRRAAIDYRADELESREPLITELEGLSPHEQRIVARAFTTYFELINLAEERERVRSLRTESHEGTLEDSLETAAAELAETDIETVRQILDDVLIEPTFTAHPTEARRKTVKSKLRTVSTYLETLDERLLTNKETEQLWRDIDAEVTSLWQTPQVRRRQPEPEDEARNVQWYLENTLFDVVGEVYDELADAIDEEVEGDLEVPKLFEFRSWAGSDRDGNPYVTPEVTANTLERQREVVLDRYREQLKRLSGVLSQDGSRIDAGSEFQASLEEDLDRLPGSARTAEERYPGEPYRQKLKLMRERLERVGDVRPGGYDDVDELLEDLEYIAKSLRNNGAEVVVDAHVDPIRRQVATFGFSLASLDLREHQQKHTDAIAEALETEGIDYHTLSEDERVDLLTEAILQDESVIDLGDTEGLSEDSTRVLSLFDSLADWQTEYGVEAIDTYCISMTEEPSHVLEVLFLADQADVVSLPEHSGIDIVPLLETEYALSGARRIMGTLYENEAYAQALEARDRTQEIMLGYSDSNKENGFLAANWSLYKNQRRLGEICDDHDVTMRLFHGRGGSISRGGGPMNEALLALPNSTVTGQVKFTEQGEAIAEKYANPRIAERNIEQMVNAQLRSRLYAMDRPEEEVREEWIDAMDTMADAARQEYRDLLESEGFVQYFEQATPITVIEDLDLGSRPASRSGERTVEDLRAIPWVFSWTQSRCILPGWYAIATGVDAYLEDGGSMETLQEMYAEWPFFRTTLDNAALSLSRTEVEIAEQYADLADDDLRDRFFPRLTDEYERGAELIKEIGQREELHTRDWLGENLERRNPYVDPLNLLQTYLLDRTHRTDIEERTLRLTVKGIAAGMKNTG
- the hpt gene encoding hypoxanthine/guanine phosphoribosyltransferase produces the protein MDPTLEPLARSLRDAPIVDRDGYHYFVHGVTDGIPSVEPDVLRAIAAGIRDRIDLAGVDKLVAPEAMGIHHATALSLAADVPFVVVRKRAYGFPEEIVVHGETGYSESDLYLNGVDAGDRVVLVDDVLSSGGTIEAVCDALEECGADLQDIVVVLRRVDGDHDLEQPVTSLLDVRVEDGELVIVD
- a CDS encoding DUF192 domain-containing protein; translation: MRLVHDPVGDDDAVLATTVDLADSLWSQTRGLMFRRSLPDEYALVFEFGTARTRDVHMLFVGIPIDAVWIVDDEVQRVERLRPWRGFAREAADRIVELPAGAAADVEPGDRLVLEGVES
- a CDS encoding (R)-citramalate synthase — translated: MPVHHSAEQTIPSDRTVRLLDTTLRDGEQAPGVSLSPDEKVEIARALEQAGVAVIEAGSACTGAGERQAISRVTDLDLDARVTSFCRGMRTDIDLALECDVDGVHLVVPSSDRHVEDKVGTSREDNLEATAELVEYAGDHDLWVEVIGEDGSRADLDYLEELMGTALDAGADRACFADTVGHTGPERTAEAVSRLAELGPVSAHTHDDLGLGVANALSAVSAGADLVHCTVNGLGERAGNVALEEVAIALAHVYDVETLELEELYDLAQIVSRATGVALPPNKAVIGENAFTHESGIHTDGTLKDDKMYEPYAPETVGRERRLALGKHTGRAGVAATLEEHGVDASDDDVAAIANRVTELGDRGRRVTDADLLAIAEDVTGDDRERVVELRDLTATSGGAVPTASIRLDVDGEERVASGTGSGPVDAAVSAVREALGSAADAELESYHVDAVTGGTDAVVTVEVTMVRNDRSVTVARSEADITRASVEAMVDALDRLLATDAQPLTPADD